The Elaeis guineensis isolate ETL-2024a chromosome 14, EG11, whole genome shotgun sequence genome has a segment encoding these proteins:
- the LOC105057677 gene encoding uncharacterized protein isoform X2 — translation MPPAIVDFRTPAAASPQVRSKRFSSQNSRKGQIPAPPSPFFFDPVGISATDRPSPAASARPMDRTNLGHSFPGSGNSIDDGFGGGFASSTPSFPPSPFPSVSASGKPSLAAGLSKPRLVKVRKHVASPRVWPTVASDAADDSGFNPFRSAPAASAADSANQEGGGTRGLNEKLHSWKPFDPESGIRVPENSSCPNSSSFEPVKSESAGFVFGAGSTCAADQEGGGMRGLNEKLHSWKPLDLESGIRVPENSSGPKSSSFEPVKSESSGFVFGAGSASKQSVNIGSENAKDRAFSFVGEGSRAFDAGRSVFGSGVKKNSDSGQSSSENLSGPNLGSFEYGKPESSDFVFVAGSASNHSKKNIGSGNSLDRANSFGNEGSVGSETGVFMFGSGVNMSSDSRWNSPGNSSGLNLGNLESVKSESADFILGASSVSNSNKPDHTLNFASKDSSNSDPRAFIPGSSVEKSSNMSQNLSGNSTGPNMGSFKTGNSESTAFVFGSNAGSFSDIKSVGSRSAVGAATGGGKSDSGVFVFGSGTQKGASSSQNWAEISGIPNLGSSESVKPEDANFIFGSSSTSNMGCRSMESGNTLGGEFSFTSGRSLNTDTGVFVFGSHTRKGSNLSQSSSISSEPGPFSKLPDEMRKLNLQSSSNEEGFEKAKQHDNRTKVDQRNEFIFGGNQNDPSSVCGGAVNMLPEEMKKLNIGSATASKNAKSESMDQTANMFAFGSNTKKTSASNQTSANSFTSFEKSTCMELPNDMQKVNTDDLRNDDSFTKTENIDYQFKVDFSNGPNGLTFPSNTDVPVSFKGNGVNTLHNDMEKLDINKPENSTGKPDQTDYSAGDAYTSFKFTFRGKQDANSTAGHVPPSKTQEHFTSSSVATPFCPSSSGPGFQSVGTEFTFTSKHGGLETPHVEFRTHKQDGHGLSKENLFAGPHHNMAFNVKKGDVQSTRTKKRRGKSRQSGPAHQTFAKPFISMEKGPLENMKPESPGGYSPMDYSPYQENLGADQCSREASVASGESIHFFSRCASADTERSFSVDEREEDLVSATKCLNINEDDLKHDSDGSKSHIEKDFAAKFSVMDEQNSGPGRESLFFKSNSAGLSSDTNNAAMEAETGPFGSTFERQASEGGTCFTFVTSPEDFGGSNFAFAASTFAQGPLSAAKRHHRRKSRMKTGHDLYTSTSNASAPLASSTSNLFSVTSTSMQPDPAQDIKGLPSFHEGGDDNRAETNRKTESNKEDITKDAASVAAEEACDKWRLRGNQAYAKGHPSKAEEYYTHGVNSISPNETSRNCSRALMLCYSNRAATRMSLGRMREALNDCMMAVAIDPSFLRAQVRAANCHLALGDIEDALEHFKKCLQSDDDASLGQKILLEASEGLQKAQQVADYIVRAKELLLKRTPNEVTQALQFISEALSISSHSENLLEMKAEALLMLHNYEEVIQLCEQSLDSAKRNSFLAGSDDQLENPDSSGQTKSSSVKLWRWHLISKSYFYLGKLEEALELLRKHEQVKPIGERCGDKSAETSASLFVTVRELLRLKAAGNEAFQAGRHVEAVEHYTAALACNTESRPFTAICFCNRAAAYQALGQITDAIADCSLAIALDPSYPKAISRRATLHEMIRDYGQAANDLRRLISFLEKQLTNKGNQSGSLGKSTSSKNDVNRARLRLSSVEEEAGRETMLDMYMILGIDQSSSAADVKKAYRKAALKHHPDKAGQFLARSENADDGLWREVAEEVYKDADRLFKMIGEAYTILSDPAKRLQYDAEEEIRTTLTKGYNMSRTPKTSADYYSSQYEKRSNMRQWRSYGSPHKRWSEFTHSNI, via the exons ATGCCTCCGGCGATCGTAGATTTCCGGACACCGGCCGCCGCCTCACCCCAGGTCCGTTCCAAGCGATTCTCTTCTCAAAACTCTAGAAAAGGTCAGATCCCCGCCCCTCCCTCCCCTTTCTTCTTCGATCCCGTCGGCATTTCCGCCACCGATCGCCCCTCCCCCGCCGCCTCTGCCCGTCCCATGGATCGGACGAACCTTGGGCATTCATTTCCGGGCTCCGGGAACTCCATTGATGATGGATTCGGTGGTGGTTTCGCCTCCTCTACTCCTTCTTTCCCTCCCTCCCCGTTCCCCTCGGTTTCGGCCTCCGGGAAGCCCTCGCTAGCGGCGGGGCTCTCGAAGCCCCGACTCGTGAAGGTGAGGAAGCATGTCGCGTCCCCCCGGGTATGGCCTACTGTGGCTTCGGATGCGGCGGATGACTCCGGGTTCAACCCGTTTAGATCGGCGCCGGCGGCCTCGGCCGCCGACTCCGCCAATCAGGAGGGTGGTGGAACGCGGGGGCTGAATGAGAAGCTTCATTCGTGGAAACCTTTCGATCCTGAATCAGGAATTAGGGTTCCTGAGAATTCCAGTTGTCCAAATTCGAGTAGTTTTGAGCCTGTGAAGTCCGAGAGTGCTGGTTTTGTTTTTGGTGCTGGTTCCACCTGCGCTGCCGATCAGGAGGGTGGTGGAATGCGGGGGCTGAATGAGAAGCTTCATTCGTGGAAACCTTTGGATCTGGAGTCAGGAATTAGGGTTCCTGAAAATTCAAGCGGTCCAAAATCGAGTAGTTTTGAGCCTGTAAAGTCTGAGAGTTCTGGTTTTGTTTTTGGTGCTGGTTCTGCTTCGAAACAAAGTGTAAATATTGGGTCTGAGAATGCAAAAGATCGTGCATTTAGTTTTGTTGGTGAGGGAAGCCGAGCTTTTGATGCAGGTCGGTCTGTATTTGGGAGTGGTgtgaagaaaaattctgattcGGGACAAAGCTCGTCAGAGAATTTGAGTGGTCCCAATTTGGGTAGTTTTGAATATGGGAAGCCTGAAAGCTCTGATTTTGtttttgttgctggttctgcatCAAACCACAGCAAAAAAAATATTGGCTCTGGAAATAGTCTAGATCGTGCTAATAGCTTTGGTAATGAGGGAAGTGTTGGTTCTGAAACAGGTGTTTTTATGTTTGGGAGTGGTGTGAACATGAGTTCTGATTCAAGATGGAACTCACCAGGTAATTCAAGTGGCCTGAATTTGGGTAATCTTGAATCTGTGAAGTCTGAGAGTGCTGATTTCATCCTTGGTGCTAGTTCTGTTTCAAATTCGAATAAGCCAGACCACACATTAAATTTTGCCAGCAAAGATAGCAGCAATTCTGATCCACGTGCTTTTATACCTGGGAGTAGTGTGGAGAAGAGTTCTAATATGAGTCAGAACTTGTCAGGAAATTCGACTGGTCCAAATATGGGTAGCTTCAAAACTGGAAATTCTGAAAGCACCGCATTTGTCTTTGGTTCTAATGCAGGTTCATTTTCAGATATCAAAAGTGTTGGGTCACGGAGTGCAGTAGGGGCTGCAACTGGTGGTGGGAAATCCGATTCAGGTGTTTTTGTATTTGGGAGTGGAACACAAAAAGGTGCTAGCTCAAGTCAGAACTGGGCAGAAATTTCTGGCATTCCAAACTTGGGCAGTTCTGAATCTGTGAAGCCCGAAGATGCTAATTTTATCTTTGGCTCAAGTTCAACATCAAATATGGGATGCAGAAGTATGGAGTCAGGGAACACTTTGGGTGGTGAATTTAGTTTTACAAGTGGGAGAAGTTTGAATACTGACACAGGTGTCTTTGTATTTGGGAGTCATaccagaaagggttctaatttgagTCAGAGCTCATCTATCAGCTCTGAGCCGGGCCCATTCTCAAAGCTCCCTGATGAAATGAGAAAGCTGAACTTGCAGAGCTCCAGTAATGAGGAGGGTTTTGAGAAGGCAAAGCAACATGATAATAGGACTAAGGTTGATCAGAGAAATGAATTCATCTTTGGTGGCAACCAGAATGATCCCAGTTCCGTCTGTGGTGGTGCTGTAAATATGCTGCCAGAGGAGATGAAGAAGTTGAATATAGGAAGTGCGACAGCATCCAAGAATGCAAAAAGTGAAAGCATGGATCAGACAGCAAACATGTTTGCCTTTGGAAGCAATACGAAGAAAACTTCTGCTTCAAATCAGACATCAGCCAATTCATTCACTAGTTTTGAGAAGAGCACTTGTATGGAGCTGCCGAATGACATGCAGAAGGTGAACACTGATGATTTAAGGAATGATGATAGTTTCACCAAGACAGAAAATATTGATTATCAGTTCAAGGTGGATTTTAGCAATGGGCCTAATGGCCTCACTTTCCCAAGTAACACAGATGTACCTGTTTCTTTCAAAGGAAATGGGGTAAATACACTACACAATGACATGGAGAAGTTGGATATCAACAAACCAGAAAATTCAACTGGAAAGCCAGATCAGACAGATTATTCAGCTGGAGATGCTTATACTTCCTTTAAATTTACTTTTCGAGGAAAACAGGATGCCAATTCAACAGCGGGCCATGTTCCACCATCTAAAACACAAGAACATTTTACATCCAGTAGCGTTGCTACACCTTTTTGTCCATCATCATCTGGCCCTGGTTTTCAGTCTGTTGGGACCGAGTTCACTTTCACAAGCAAGCATGGAGGACTGGAAACACCACATGTGGAGTTTAGAACTCATAAACAGGATGGCCATGGGTTGTCTAAGGAGAATTTGTTTGCTGGACCACATCATAATATGGCATTCAATGTGAAGAAGGGTGATGTTCAAAGTACAAGAACAAAGAAGAGGAGAGGTAAATCAAGACAGTCTGGCCCAGCCCACCAGACCTTTGCTAAACCATTTATTTCAATGGAAAAGGGTCCCTTGGAAAATATGAAACCTGAGTCTCCTGGTGGTTATTCACCAATGGATTATtctccttatcaggagaatttaGGAGCTGATCAGTGCTCAAGAGAAGCATCAGTGGCATCCGGTGAGTCCATACATTTTTTCTCCCGCTGTGCATCAGCTGATACAGAAAGATCATTTTCTGtagatgaaagagaagaagacttGGTCTCTGCAACAAAGTGCTTAAACATCAATGAAGATGATCTAAAACATGATAGTGATGGTTCTAAAAGCCACATTGAGAAGGATTTCGCTGCCAAATTTTCTGTTATGGATGAGCAAAATTCTGGTCCTGGCAGAGAAAGTCTTTTTTTCAAGTCTAACAGTGCAGGTCTCAGTAGTGACACTAATAATGCTGCAATGGAAGCAGAAACTGGTCCTTTTGGCTCTACTTTTGAGAGGCAAGCAAGCGAGGGTGGAACATGCTTCACCTTTGTAACCAGCCCAGAGGACTTTGGTGGATCAAACTTTGCATTTGCTGCATCTACTTTTGCTCAAGGTCCATTATCAGCAGCAAAACGCCACCATAGAAGGAAAAGTAGGATGAAAACTGGTCATGATTTGTATACTTCCACTTCAAATGCCAGTGCTCCTTTGGCTTCTTCCACTTCAAATCTGTTTTCAGTTACCAGCACTTCTATGCAACCAGATCCTGCACAAGACATAAAAGGCCTACCATCTTTTCATGAGGGTGGAGATGATAACAGAGCAGAAACAAAtagaaaaacagagtccaacaaAGAGGACATAACCAAAGATGCGGCAAGTGTAGCAGCAGAGGAAGCCTGTGACAAGTGGCGTCTCAG GGGCAACCAAGCTTATGCAAAAGGACATCCGTCTAAAGCAGAGGAGTATTATACTCATGGGGTGAATTCCATCTCTCCAAATGAAACTTCTAGGAATTGCAGTAGAGCATTGATGCTGTGCTATAGTAACCGTGCAGCTACACGGATGTCTCTTGGAAGAATGAGAGAAGCACTCAATGACTGTATGATGGCTGTTGCAATTGATCCCAGCTTTCTTAGGGCTCAAGTTAGGGCTGCAAA TTGTCATCTTGCACTGGGAGATATTGAAGATGCATTGGAGCATTTTAAGAAGTGCTTGCAATCAGATGATGATGCTAGTTTGGGCCAGAAAATCTTATTAGAAGCTTCTGAAGGTCTGCAAAAAGCTCAG CAAGTGGCTGATTATATAGTTCGGGCTAAGGAGCTTTTGCTAAAAAGAACACCTAATGAAGTGACACAGGCCTTGCAGTTCATCTCTGAAGCCCTGTCAATAAGTTCTCATTCAGAAAATTTGCTGGAGATGAAAGCAGAGGCTCTATTAATG CTGCATAATTATGAAGAAGTAATTCAATTGTGTGAACAATCTCTGGATTCTGCCAAAAGAAATTCTTTCTTGGCTGGCTCTGATGATCAACTTGAGAATCCAGATTCCTCTGGACAGACAAAAAGTTCTTCGGTGAAGCTTTGGAGGTGGCACCTCATTTCCAAGTCTTACTTTTATTTAGGAAAACTTGAGGAAGCTCTTGAGTTGCTAAGGAAGCATGAACAAGTGAAACCCATTGGAGAAAG GTGTGGAGACAAGTCTGCAGAAACTTCCGCATCACTTTTTGTCACCGTGCGTGAACTATTGCGGCTTAAA GCTGCTGGGAATGAAGCATTTCAAGCAGGAAGGCATGTGGAGGCAGTGGAACATTATACTGCTGCTTTAGCATGCAATACTGAATCACGTCCTTTCACTGCGATATGCTTTTGCAATCGTGCTGCAGCATACCAAGCCCTAGGCCAAATCACTGATGCCATCGCTGATTGCAGTCTAGCAATAGCTCTTGATCCTAGTTATCCAAAG GCTATTTCTAGAAGGGCAACCTTACATGAGATGATCAGGGACTACGGGCAGGCAGCTAATGATCTCCGTAGACTAATATCCTTCCTTGAAAAGCAATTGACAAATAAAGGCAATCAGTCAGGGTCATTGGGAAAATCAACTAGTAGCAAAAATGATGTAAACCGAGCCCGTTTAAGGCTTTCTTCAGTGGAGGAGGAGGCCGGAAGGGAAACCATGTTGGATATGTATATGATTTT GGGAATTGATCAATCAAGCTCTGCAGCTGATGTGAAGAAGGCATACCGTAAAGCTGCACTCAAACATCATCCAGACAAG GCTGGTCAGTTCTTAGCAAGGAGCGAGAATGCTGATGATGGGCTTTGGAGAGAAGTGGCTGAGGAAGTCTATAAAGATGCTGAtcgattatttaaaatgataGGAGAGGCATATACCATACTTTCAGACCCTGCCAAG CGCCTGCAATATGATGCGGAAGAGGAGATTAGGACAACCCTGACAAAGGGTTACAATATGAGCAGGACACCTAAGACCTCAGCAGATTACTACAGCAGCCAGTATGAGAAGAGGAGTAACATGCGTCAGTGGCGGTCATATGGAAGTCCGCATAAGCGATGGTCAGAATTTACACATTCCAATATATAG
- the LOC105057677 gene encoding uncharacterized protein isoform X1, with protein sequence MPPAIVDFRTPAAASPQVRSKRFSSQNSRKGQIPAPPSPFFFDPVGISATDRPSPAASARPMDRTNLGHSFPGSGNSIDDGFGGGFASSTPSFPPSPFPSVSASGKPSLAAGLSKPRLVKVRKHVASPRVWPTVASDAADDSGFNPFRSAPAASAADSANQEGGGTRGLNEKLHSWKPFDPESGIRVPENSSCPNSSSFEPVKSESAGFVFGAGSTCAADQEGGGMRGLNEKLHSWKPLDLESGIRVPENSSGPKSSSFEPVKSESSGFVFGAGSASKQSVNIGSENAKDRAFSFVGEGSRAFDAGRSVFGSGVKKNSDSGQSSSENLSGPNLGSFEYGKPESSDFVFVAGSASNHSKKNIGSGNSLDRANSFGNEGSVGSETGVFMFGSGVNMSSDSRWNSPGNSSGLNLGNLESVKSESADFILGASSVSNSNKPDHTLNFASKDSSNSDPRAFIPGSSVEKSSNMSQNLSGNSTGPNMGSFKTGNSESTAFVFGSNAGSFSDIKSVGSRSAVGAATGGGKSDSGVFVFGSGTQKGASSSQNWAEISGIPNLGSSESVKPEDANFIFGSSSTSNMGCRSMESGNTLGGEFSFTSGRSLNTDTGVFVFGSHTRKGSNLSQSSSISSEPGPFSKLPDEMRKLNLQSSSNEEGFEKAKQHDNRTKVDQRNEFIFGGNQNDPSSVCGGAVNMLPEEMKKLNIGSATASKNAKSESMDQTANMFAFGSNTKKTSASNQTSANSFTSFEKSTCMELPNDMQKVNTDDLRNDDSFTKTENIDYQFKVDFSNGPNGLTFPSNTDVPVSFKGNGVNTLHNDMEKLDINKPENSTGKPDQTDYSAGDAYTSFKFTFRGKQDANSTAGHVPPSKTQEHFTSSSVATPFCPSSSGPGFQSVGTEFTFTSKHGGLETPHVEFRTHKQDGHGLSKENLFAGPHHNMAFNVKKGDVQSTRTKKRRGKSRQSGPAHQTFAKPFISMEKGPLENMKPESPGGYSPMDYSPYQENLGADQCSREASVASGESIHFFSRCASADTERSFSVDEREEDLVSATKCLNINEDDLKHDSDGSKSHIEKDFAAKFSVMDEQNSGPGRESLFFKSNSAGLSSDTNNAAMEAETGPFGSTFERQASEGGTCFTFVTSPEDFGGSNFAFAASTFAQGPLSAAKRHHRRKSRMKTGHDLYTSTSNASAPLASSTSNLFSVTSTSMQPDPAQDIKGLPSFHEGGDDNRAETNRKTESNKEDITKDAASVAAEEACDKWRLRGNQAYAKGHPSKAEEYYTHGVNSISPNETSRNCSRALMLCYSNRAATRMSLGRMREALNDCMMAVAIDPSFLRAQVRAANCHLALGDIEDALEHFKKCLQSDDDASLGQKILLEASEGLQKAQQVADYIVRAKELLLKRTPNEVTQALQFISEALSISSHSENLLEMKAEALLMLHNYEEVIQLCEQSLDSAKRNSFLAGSDDQLENPDSSGQTKSSSVKLWRWHLISKSYFYLGKLEEALELLRKHEQVKPIGESFLLQMKTSRCGDKSAETSASLFVTVRELLRLKAAGNEAFQAGRHVEAVEHYTAALACNTESRPFTAICFCNRAAAYQALGQITDAIADCSLAIALDPSYPKAISRRATLHEMIRDYGQAANDLRRLISFLEKQLTNKGNQSGSLGKSTSSKNDVNRARLRLSSVEEEAGRETMLDMYMILGIDQSSSAADVKKAYRKAALKHHPDKAGQFLARSENADDGLWREVAEEVYKDADRLFKMIGEAYTILSDPAKRLQYDAEEEIRTTLTKGYNMSRTPKTSADYYSSQYEKRSNMRQWRSYGSPHKRWSEFTHSNI encoded by the exons ATGCCTCCGGCGATCGTAGATTTCCGGACACCGGCCGCCGCCTCACCCCAGGTCCGTTCCAAGCGATTCTCTTCTCAAAACTCTAGAAAAGGTCAGATCCCCGCCCCTCCCTCCCCTTTCTTCTTCGATCCCGTCGGCATTTCCGCCACCGATCGCCCCTCCCCCGCCGCCTCTGCCCGTCCCATGGATCGGACGAACCTTGGGCATTCATTTCCGGGCTCCGGGAACTCCATTGATGATGGATTCGGTGGTGGTTTCGCCTCCTCTACTCCTTCTTTCCCTCCCTCCCCGTTCCCCTCGGTTTCGGCCTCCGGGAAGCCCTCGCTAGCGGCGGGGCTCTCGAAGCCCCGACTCGTGAAGGTGAGGAAGCATGTCGCGTCCCCCCGGGTATGGCCTACTGTGGCTTCGGATGCGGCGGATGACTCCGGGTTCAACCCGTTTAGATCGGCGCCGGCGGCCTCGGCCGCCGACTCCGCCAATCAGGAGGGTGGTGGAACGCGGGGGCTGAATGAGAAGCTTCATTCGTGGAAACCTTTCGATCCTGAATCAGGAATTAGGGTTCCTGAGAATTCCAGTTGTCCAAATTCGAGTAGTTTTGAGCCTGTGAAGTCCGAGAGTGCTGGTTTTGTTTTTGGTGCTGGTTCCACCTGCGCTGCCGATCAGGAGGGTGGTGGAATGCGGGGGCTGAATGAGAAGCTTCATTCGTGGAAACCTTTGGATCTGGAGTCAGGAATTAGGGTTCCTGAAAATTCAAGCGGTCCAAAATCGAGTAGTTTTGAGCCTGTAAAGTCTGAGAGTTCTGGTTTTGTTTTTGGTGCTGGTTCTGCTTCGAAACAAAGTGTAAATATTGGGTCTGAGAATGCAAAAGATCGTGCATTTAGTTTTGTTGGTGAGGGAAGCCGAGCTTTTGATGCAGGTCGGTCTGTATTTGGGAGTGGTgtgaagaaaaattctgattcGGGACAAAGCTCGTCAGAGAATTTGAGTGGTCCCAATTTGGGTAGTTTTGAATATGGGAAGCCTGAAAGCTCTGATTTTGtttttgttgctggttctgcatCAAACCACAGCAAAAAAAATATTGGCTCTGGAAATAGTCTAGATCGTGCTAATAGCTTTGGTAATGAGGGAAGTGTTGGTTCTGAAACAGGTGTTTTTATGTTTGGGAGTGGTGTGAACATGAGTTCTGATTCAAGATGGAACTCACCAGGTAATTCAAGTGGCCTGAATTTGGGTAATCTTGAATCTGTGAAGTCTGAGAGTGCTGATTTCATCCTTGGTGCTAGTTCTGTTTCAAATTCGAATAAGCCAGACCACACATTAAATTTTGCCAGCAAAGATAGCAGCAATTCTGATCCACGTGCTTTTATACCTGGGAGTAGTGTGGAGAAGAGTTCTAATATGAGTCAGAACTTGTCAGGAAATTCGACTGGTCCAAATATGGGTAGCTTCAAAACTGGAAATTCTGAAAGCACCGCATTTGTCTTTGGTTCTAATGCAGGTTCATTTTCAGATATCAAAAGTGTTGGGTCACGGAGTGCAGTAGGGGCTGCAACTGGTGGTGGGAAATCCGATTCAGGTGTTTTTGTATTTGGGAGTGGAACACAAAAAGGTGCTAGCTCAAGTCAGAACTGGGCAGAAATTTCTGGCATTCCAAACTTGGGCAGTTCTGAATCTGTGAAGCCCGAAGATGCTAATTTTATCTTTGGCTCAAGTTCAACATCAAATATGGGATGCAGAAGTATGGAGTCAGGGAACACTTTGGGTGGTGAATTTAGTTTTACAAGTGGGAGAAGTTTGAATACTGACACAGGTGTCTTTGTATTTGGGAGTCATaccagaaagggttctaatttgagTCAGAGCTCATCTATCAGCTCTGAGCCGGGCCCATTCTCAAAGCTCCCTGATGAAATGAGAAAGCTGAACTTGCAGAGCTCCAGTAATGAGGAGGGTTTTGAGAAGGCAAAGCAACATGATAATAGGACTAAGGTTGATCAGAGAAATGAATTCATCTTTGGTGGCAACCAGAATGATCCCAGTTCCGTCTGTGGTGGTGCTGTAAATATGCTGCCAGAGGAGATGAAGAAGTTGAATATAGGAAGTGCGACAGCATCCAAGAATGCAAAAAGTGAAAGCATGGATCAGACAGCAAACATGTTTGCCTTTGGAAGCAATACGAAGAAAACTTCTGCTTCAAATCAGACATCAGCCAATTCATTCACTAGTTTTGAGAAGAGCACTTGTATGGAGCTGCCGAATGACATGCAGAAGGTGAACACTGATGATTTAAGGAATGATGATAGTTTCACCAAGACAGAAAATATTGATTATCAGTTCAAGGTGGATTTTAGCAATGGGCCTAATGGCCTCACTTTCCCAAGTAACACAGATGTACCTGTTTCTTTCAAAGGAAATGGGGTAAATACACTACACAATGACATGGAGAAGTTGGATATCAACAAACCAGAAAATTCAACTGGAAAGCCAGATCAGACAGATTATTCAGCTGGAGATGCTTATACTTCCTTTAAATTTACTTTTCGAGGAAAACAGGATGCCAATTCAACAGCGGGCCATGTTCCACCATCTAAAACACAAGAACATTTTACATCCAGTAGCGTTGCTACACCTTTTTGTCCATCATCATCTGGCCCTGGTTTTCAGTCTGTTGGGACCGAGTTCACTTTCACAAGCAAGCATGGAGGACTGGAAACACCACATGTGGAGTTTAGAACTCATAAACAGGATGGCCATGGGTTGTCTAAGGAGAATTTGTTTGCTGGACCACATCATAATATGGCATTCAATGTGAAGAAGGGTGATGTTCAAAGTACAAGAACAAAGAAGAGGAGAGGTAAATCAAGACAGTCTGGCCCAGCCCACCAGACCTTTGCTAAACCATTTATTTCAATGGAAAAGGGTCCCTTGGAAAATATGAAACCTGAGTCTCCTGGTGGTTATTCACCAATGGATTATtctccttatcaggagaatttaGGAGCTGATCAGTGCTCAAGAGAAGCATCAGTGGCATCCGGTGAGTCCATACATTTTTTCTCCCGCTGTGCATCAGCTGATACAGAAAGATCATTTTCTGtagatgaaagagaagaagacttGGTCTCTGCAACAAAGTGCTTAAACATCAATGAAGATGATCTAAAACATGATAGTGATGGTTCTAAAAGCCACATTGAGAAGGATTTCGCTGCCAAATTTTCTGTTATGGATGAGCAAAATTCTGGTCCTGGCAGAGAAAGTCTTTTTTTCAAGTCTAACAGTGCAGGTCTCAGTAGTGACACTAATAATGCTGCAATGGAAGCAGAAACTGGTCCTTTTGGCTCTACTTTTGAGAGGCAAGCAAGCGAGGGTGGAACATGCTTCACCTTTGTAACCAGCCCAGAGGACTTTGGTGGATCAAACTTTGCATTTGCTGCATCTACTTTTGCTCAAGGTCCATTATCAGCAGCAAAACGCCACCATAGAAGGAAAAGTAGGATGAAAACTGGTCATGATTTGTATACTTCCACTTCAAATGCCAGTGCTCCTTTGGCTTCTTCCACTTCAAATCTGTTTTCAGTTACCAGCACTTCTATGCAACCAGATCCTGCACAAGACATAAAAGGCCTACCATCTTTTCATGAGGGTGGAGATGATAACAGAGCAGAAACAAAtagaaaaacagagtccaacaaAGAGGACATAACCAAAGATGCGGCAAGTGTAGCAGCAGAGGAAGCCTGTGACAAGTGGCGTCTCAG GGGCAACCAAGCTTATGCAAAAGGACATCCGTCTAAAGCAGAGGAGTATTATACTCATGGGGTGAATTCCATCTCTCCAAATGAAACTTCTAGGAATTGCAGTAGAGCATTGATGCTGTGCTATAGTAACCGTGCAGCTACACGGATGTCTCTTGGAAGAATGAGAGAAGCACTCAATGACTGTATGATGGCTGTTGCAATTGATCCCAGCTTTCTTAGGGCTCAAGTTAGGGCTGCAAA TTGTCATCTTGCACTGGGAGATATTGAAGATGCATTGGAGCATTTTAAGAAGTGCTTGCAATCAGATGATGATGCTAGTTTGGGCCAGAAAATCTTATTAGAAGCTTCTGAAGGTCTGCAAAAAGCTCAG CAAGTGGCTGATTATATAGTTCGGGCTAAGGAGCTTTTGCTAAAAAGAACACCTAATGAAGTGACACAGGCCTTGCAGTTCATCTCTGAAGCCCTGTCAATAAGTTCTCATTCAGAAAATTTGCTGGAGATGAAAGCAGAGGCTCTATTAATG CTGCATAATTATGAAGAAGTAATTCAATTGTGTGAACAATCTCTGGATTCTGCCAAAAGAAATTCTTTCTTGGCTGGCTCTGATGATCAACTTGAGAATCCAGATTCCTCTGGACAGACAAAAAGTTCTTCGGTGAAGCTTTGGAGGTGGCACCTCATTTCCAAGTCTTACTTTTATTTAGGAAAACTTGAGGAAGCTCTTGAGTTGCTAAGGAAGCATGAACAAGTGAAACCCATTGGAGAAAG CTTTCTACTGCAAATGAAAACTAGCAGGTGTGGAGACAAGTCTGCAGAAACTTCCGCATCACTTTTTGTCACCGTGCGTGAACTATTGCGGCTTAAA GCTGCTGGGAATGAAGCATTTCAAGCAGGAAGGCATGTGGAGGCAGTGGAACATTATACTGCTGCTTTAGCATGCAATACTGAATCACGTCCTTTCACTGCGATATGCTTTTGCAATCGTGCTGCAGCATACCAAGCCCTAGGCCAAATCACTGATGCCATCGCTGATTGCAGTCTAGCAATAGCTCTTGATCCTAGTTATCCAAAG GCTATTTCTAGAAGGGCAACCTTACATGAGATGATCAGGGACTACGGGCAGGCAGCTAATGATCTCCGTAGACTAATATCCTTCCTTGAAAAGCAATTGACAAATAAAGGCAATCAGTCAGGGTCATTGGGAAAATCAACTAGTAGCAAAAATGATGTAAACCGAGCCCGTTTAAGGCTTTCTTCAGTGGAGGAGGAGGCCGGAAGGGAAACCATGTTGGATATGTATATGATTTT GGGAATTGATCAATCAAGCTCTGCAGCTGATGTGAAGAAGGCATACCGTAAAGCTGCACTCAAACATCATCCAGACAAG GCTGGTCAGTTCTTAGCAAGGAGCGAGAATGCTGATGATGGGCTTTGGAGAGAAGTGGCTGAGGAAGTCTATAAAGATGCTGAtcgattatttaaaatgataGGAGAGGCATATACCATACTTTCAGACCCTGCCAAG CGCCTGCAATATGATGCGGAAGAGGAGATTAGGACAACCCTGACAAAGGGTTACAATATGAGCAGGACACCTAAGACCTCAGCAGATTACTACAGCAGCCAGTATGAGAAGAGGAGTAACATGCGTCAGTGGCGGTCATATGGAAGTCCGCATAAGCGATGGTCAGAATTTACACATTCCAATATATAG